TTACTGTTCTTGGTATCTTATTCTTTCTAGCATAGAAATAGCAATATATGGAGAAGAAAAATAACATTATTAGCCCTGGTACTACTCCTGCTATAAAAAGATCTCCTACTGATGAGCCTGTAACGACACTATACATGGTCATCGAAATACTAGGTGGTATCAACAAATCTATTATGGCTGAGCTTTCAATTAAAGCCATAGTATCATCTTCTCCATAGCCTCTTTCTAAAAGTCGACCATGCAAAGGTCTACCAATAGCTACTAACGTAGCTTGTGTTGATCCAGATATTGCTCCGAAAAATGTACAGGCTGCTGCTGTTGTTATGGCTAATCCACCATATATATGACCAACTAATGATTCTACAAAATCAATTAATCTCTTCGATGTTTGTCCAGCTGACATAATATCAGCTGCAAATATAAACAATGGAACTGCTAACAAAGCCTGTGCTGATACTCCTGCAATAAGTTGTTGTGTAGCTAGATATGGATTTAAATTAGAAAACTGAGTAACCAAAATTACTAATGGTGGTAAAATAAGTGATACATACATTGGTATGTTAAGCGCAAACATTACAAGCATGGTTATAACTAGAAAAAGTAACATATCCATTATTTTGCCCCCTCTTCTTTGTCTTTTTTAGCCGCTTCAAGAGCTTCTTGTTTGGCAATTTTTGCCTCAATCTCTTCAAGTTCAACATCTCTACCAAGTTCGACTTCAGCAGATAAATATACTTGCTTGTTTTTTATATTCGTAATGAATGTTCTAAGATACTCTATTGCTGCAATAATGAAACCTATTGGGACACTGATATAATATATCCACATTGGTATTCTTAGAGCTGCACTTACATTACCCATCTTATAAACTGCCATAATATACCGTAAAGATAATACAAACAAAATTACCATAACTATGCATGACACAACGCTATTAATAATCATCGATGCTTTCTTGATTTTTTCTGGTACCATATCAAATATAATTGTCATACTTATATGTCTATTCTTTCTAACACAATATCCAATTCCAAAGAAAGAGACTACTATTAATGTTAAGGTGCCTAATTCTTCAGTAAAAGTCAAACTTCTATTCAAAGTTCTCATGATCACACCAAGAACTAGTATTACAGACATTGCAATTACTGATATTGATAGAACCCATTCTTCAATTATTTCTATTATTTTCTCTATTTTTTCGAACAAATTGTATCCCTTCTTTCTGTTTGTATTTTTGATAGAAAAGGATTGTTACTTAATTAATAATTTTCTAGGATAATGGGTTAATAGCTCTACACCGGTTTCTGTAATTCTAATAGGTTCACTAATGTCAACGCCACAATCATCAAGCCAAATACCTGGCATAAAATGTAATGTCATATTAGGTTGAAGTATAGTCTTATCTCCTGGTCTAAGACTTACTGTACGCTCACCCCAATCTGGTGGATAGTTAAGACCAAATGAATAGCCAACACGTGAATCCTTGATAAATCCACTCTTTGAGATACTCTTAGCCCATGCACGTTCAATATCTTCACAATATATACCTGGTTTTATAATTTCTAGTGTATCATGAATACCTTGAACAACTACTTCAGATAAATCCCTAACTCTCTGAGGAGCATCTCCCAATATTACAGTTCTTGATAGTGGACAGTGATATCTTCTGTAATTTCCTGCAATTTCAACTAAAACAGTATCTCCATCCTTATATGGTTCATCTGTCCAGCTTAAGTGTGGAGTTGATGTCCTTACACCTGCTGGCATTATTGGAGCTATTGCAGTATAGTCTCCACCATATTCCTCTGTTCCGTAGATTTGAGCCTGATAAACGTTTGCAGCAGCTTCATTTTGTCTTACTCCTACATTAATTGAATCGAAAGCAGTTTGCATTGTCTTTTCTACAATAACTGCAGCCTTTTTAATATATTCAATTTCCTTATCTGATTTTATTAGCTTTACCCAGTTTACAATATTGTTTCCATCTACAAATCTTGCATTTGGCAGATCATGGACTAAGGTTTCCTGACACTTAGCAGTAAAATAATAAGTATCCATTTCAGTTGCTATAACCTTATTACCATAACCTTTTTCTTTAAGTATATCTGCTACGAAGTTCATTGGGTGTTTGATTAGAGAATGAACATAGTCATCAGTATACGGGTAAATATTTTCCTCTGAAAGCCAAGATGTTAACCTTGCAGCATTTCCATCTTGTCCTCTTCCAACCCATATAGGTTCATCCTGGTCAATCATAATGATTAGGCATTGATGCACATAAAATGACCAGCCATCAAATCCCGAAATATAATTCATATTAGCAGGATCGGTTACAATTAAAACCTCAATACCTTTTTCCTCCATGCTCTTTTTGGTTTCATTAAATCTCTGCATATACTCGGATGTTTCAAAATACAACGTTTTCATTTTGAATCCTCCTTTTAATTAGAATAAAGATAATGTCTACTGTCGGTTGTCGACATGTATATTTAAAATTTTATAATTTTAAACTATTTTAGAACTTACCTTCCTTATAAGATATAATGTGTTCTCTCAGTGCCTTTTTACATTGATCTATATCTTTACTTCTAAGACTTTCGATGATTGCATAGTGGTCAGTTGCCGAAATTTTATAATCACCAGTTTCATTCATATCATAAAGCATAGCTATTCTAAGTTGAAAGAAAATCCCTTCTAATAATTTTACTCTTCTCTGACTTCCAGATTTCTGCCATATAAATCTATGAAAATCCATGTCCTTTTGATTAATTAATATGGATTTTTCAGTGTCATCGATTTGCATATCTGCTATATCTTCCATTTCCTTTACTAATTTCTCTAAATGTCTAAAATCATCTTCCTTTAATTTGTCCTCATAGATTAAAATTTTGTTGATATTATTTTCAAGCAGTAATCTAATATCAAACACTTCTTTAATGTCTTCTTCAGTAAACTTTGTTACATAGGTCCCTCTTCTTGGAATTGTTGTAACTATTCCTTCTTTCTCTAACTCTCTTATTCCTTCTCTGACTGGGGCACGGCTTATGCCTAACTTAAGTGCTACATCAGATTCTAAAATATGGTCCCCTTCTTTGTATATACCAGCTAAAATAGAATCTTTTATATAATTTACTACAACACCACTTAAGTTCTCACGATTAGAAGTATATGGCTGCCTTAACATATTTACCTCCCTAGTTCACAAATTATCTATTATATCCATATATTGTTATATTATTCTTTGTTTAATAATATATCACTATTATTGTCGACAATCAACAACTATTTTTAGAAAATTTAATAATATTTAAAAGTTTTGTTTTATACACAATGTTCTTGTTTACGCGATATTATTTTTATATACTAAGTATAAGGAGATGAGGATTTCGGTATAGTCCTGTATTGGGGGGATTTTTATGGAAAGATATGAAAAACAAATGCTTTATGGTGAAATAGGATTAGAAGGTCAGAAAAAGTTACTTAAGAAAAAAGCGATAATCATTGGTTGCGGTGCTTTAGGAACGGTAATTGCCAATAATCTTGTTCGTTCTGGTGTTGGATATATAAAATTTGTAGATCGTGATTATATCGAAATTTCGAATTTACAAAGGCAGATACTATTTGACGAAGAAGATATAAAGGAAAACTTACCGAAAGTAATAGCAGCTGAAAGAAAACTTAAAAAGATCAATTCCGATATTAAGATAGAAGGAATTATTGCAGATGTTAATTCCACAAATGTTGAAAGTTTATGCGAAGGGATGGATGTTATTCTAGATGC
The DNA window shown above is from Tissierella sp. Yu-01 and carries:
- a CDS encoding GntR family transcriptional regulator codes for the protein MLRQPYTSNRENLSGVVVNYIKDSILAGIYKEGDHILESDVALKLGISRAPVREGIRELEKEGIVTTIPRRGTYVTKFTEEDIKEVFDIRLLLENNINKILIYEDKLKEDDFRHLEKLVKEMEDIADMQIDDTEKSILINQKDMDFHRFIWQKSGSQRRVKLLEGIFFQLRIAMLYDMNETGDYKISATDHYAIIESLRSKDIDQCKKALREHIISYKEGKF
- a CDS encoding TRAP transporter small permease encodes the protein MFEKIEKIIEIIEEWVLSISVIAMSVILVLGVIMRTLNRSLTFTEELGTLTLIVVSFFGIGYCVRKNRHISMTIIFDMVPEKIKKASMIINSVVSCIVMVILFVLSLRYIMAVYKMGNVSAALRIPMWIYYISVPIGFIIAAIEYLRTFITNIKNKQVYLSAEVELGRDVELEEIEAKIAKQEALEAAKKDKEEGAK
- a CDS encoding M24 family metallopeptidase, translated to MKTLYFETSEYMQRFNETKKSMEEKGIEVLIVTDPANMNYISGFDGWSFYVHQCLIIMIDQDEPIWVGRGQDGNAARLTSWLSEENIYPYTDDYVHSLIKHPMNFVADILKEKGYGNKVIATEMDTYYFTAKCQETLVHDLPNARFVDGNNIVNWVKLIKSDKEIEYIKKAAVIVEKTMQTAFDSINVGVRQNEAAANVYQAQIYGTEEYGGDYTAIAPIMPAGVRTSTPHLSWTDEPYKDGDTVLVEIAGNYRRYHCPLSRTVILGDAPQRVRDLSEVVVQGIHDTLEIIKPGIYCEDIERAWAKSISKSGFIKDSRVGYSFGLNYPPDWGERTVSLRPGDKTILQPNMTLHFMPGIWLDDCGVDISEPIRITETGVELLTHYPRKLLIK